In one window of Clarias gariepinus isolate MV-2021 ecotype Netherlands chromosome 10, CGAR_prim_01v2, whole genome shotgun sequence DNA:
- the rraga gene encoding ras-related GTP-binding protein A gives MSSTAMKKKVLLMGKSGSGKTSMRSIIFANYIARDTRRLGATIDVEHSHVRFLGNLVLNLWDCGGQDTFMENYFTSQRDNIFRNVEVLIYVFDVESRELEKDMHYYQSCLEAILQNSPDAKVFCLVHKMDLVQEDQRDLIFKEREEDLKRLSRPLLCTCFRTSIWDETLYKAWSSIVYQLIPNVQQLESNLRNFAQIIEADEVLLFERATFLVISHYQCKEQRDAHRFEKISNIIKQFKLSCSKLAASFQSMEVRNSNFAAFIDVFTSNTYVMVIMSDPSIPSAATLINIRNARKHFEKLERVDGPKHSLHMRMR, from the exons ATGTCAAGTACAGCCATGAAGAAAAAG GTGTTATTGATGGGAAAGAGCGGCTCAGGAAAGACCAGCATGAGATCAATCATCTTTGCAAACTACATTGCCAGAGACACTCGCAGACTGGGAGCCACAA TTGATGTGGAGCACTCCCATGTGCGCTTTCTGGGCAATCTGGTCCTGAACCTATGGGACTGTGGAGG tcaGGATACCTTCATGGAGAACTACTTCACCAGCCAGAGAGATAACATCTTCCGTAACGTAGAGGTGCTGATTTATGTGTTCGATGTGGAGAGCCGTGAGTTGGAGAAGGACATGCATTACTACCAGTCCTGTTTGGAAGCCATCCTTCAGAATTCTCCTGACGCTAAAGTCTTCTGCTTAGTGCACAAAATGGACCTGGTTCAGGAAGATCAAAGAGACTTG ATCTTTAAAGAACGTGAGGAAGACCTGAAGAGGCTTTCCCGCCCGCTGTTATGTACCTGCTTCAGAACCTCCATTTGGGATGAGACACTTTATAAg GCATGGTCCAGCATTGTCTATCAGCTAATCCCAAATGTCCAGCAGCTCGAATCCAACTTGCGCAATTTTGCCCAGATTATTGAGGCAGATGAAGTCCTGCTTTTTGAAAGAGCCACTTTTCTG GTGATCTCTCACTATCAGTGCAAAGAGCAACGAGATGCTCACCGCTTTGAAAAGATCAGCAATAttattaaacagtttaaactgAGCTGCAG TAAATTGGCTGCCTCATTCCAGAGCATGGAAGTGCGCAACTCCAATTTTGCTGCTTTCATTGACGTGTTCACCTCCAACACGTACGTTATGGTGATCATGTCCGACCCTTCCATAC CCTCTGCCGCTACCCTCATCAATATTCGTAATGCCAGGAAGCATTTTGAGAAGCTGGAGAGGGTGGACGGCCCCAAGCACAGCTTGCACATGCGCATGCGTTAG